The region tagaagatcttataggtcttcatagaaccgttcaacttcaggttcttcagcagtactggttggggcataggcgtggattactgtgatattgaatggtttgccttggaaatgaacagagatcattctgtcatttttgagattgcatccaagtactgcatttcagactcttttgttgactatgagggctagctcatttcttctaagggatttttgcccacagtagtagatataatggtcatctgagttaaattcgcccattccagtccatttttaggtcactgattcctaaaatgttgatgttcattcttgccatctcttgtttgaccacttccaatttgccttgattcatggacctaacattccaggttcctatgcaatattgctctgtacagcatcagactttacttctatcaccagtcacatccacaactgggtgttgttgttgctgtggctccatctcttcattctttctggagttagttcttcactgatctccagtagcatattggccaccTGCAAACCTggcgagttcatctttcaatgtcctatctttttgccttttcatactgttcttggggttttcaaggcaagaatactgaagtggtttgccatttccttctccagtggaccaccttttgtcagaactctccaccatgacctgtccatcttgggtgcccctacacagcatggctcatagtttcattgagttagacaaggctgtggtccatgtgattagattggttagttttctgtgattgtggttttcagtctgtctgccctctaatggagaaggataagagactatggaagcttcctgatgggatagacagactgagggggaaactgggtcttgttttgatgggtggggccatgctcagtaaatctttaatccaattttctattgatgggcggggctgtgttccctccctgttgtctgacctgaggccaaactatggtggaggtaaatAAGATAAtgatgacctccttcaaaagtgcaggcactgctgcactcagtgcccccaaccctgcagcaggccaccactgacccatgcctccaccagagactcctggacctTAActagcaagtctgggtcagtctctggtggggtcactgctcctttctcctgggtcctggtgcacacaaggcttTGTtcgtgccctccaagagtctgtttccccagtcttgtgcaagttctggtggctctctgctggggttaatggcgacctcctccaagagggcttttgccatacccaggtctactgcacccagagctcctgtccctgcagcaggccactgctgacctgtgtctccacaggagacactcaaacacagttctggctcagtctctgtggggtctctgggtcctggtgtgcacaaggtttgtttgagccctccaagcatctctggcgggtatggggtttgattcaaAATGTGATTtctcccctcctaccatcttgctggggcttctcctttgcccttggacatggggtatcttttttggtgggatccaacagtCTCCAGTCAACGGttgttcagcagtgtgttgtAATTTTGGcattctcacaggagaagatgagtgcatgttCTTCTAGTCTGCCATCTTGGAGACAGCTTCATGAAGGAGGTATAAAATGAGATGAACGGGTGGCTGTGTGTGCTGCAGGCATAACAAAATCAAAGTGAGCAAAAGCTGGGCAGTGGAGATCACGGTTCTTGTTTTGACAGGGGTCCAGCCAGCTGCTCAGTTTGGCTCAAGCACTAAGAGGAAAAGCTGGGAGGCTGGTAGGTAGAGATTACATTGGTGGGCACTTGGGGATTTGAGCAGAGGGACAAGGGAAGGGAAATACAAACTGAACTTTAAGAAGTGGACATATAAGCAGGCTATATCATTAGAGGTGGAAACCcagagaaagggaagggaggaggaagccaCACTAGGTAAGTTAGGCAGAGTGACCTTTGTGAAGTACATGGTAGACAGGCAGTAAAGCCTAGTTGGAAAGGCTGCATGCTGGCAATCAGTTGTGCTGTGACCCAAACAGtggtttaatttctttaattagttattacattTAAAGAATCGGGaaactttatttaaaacacacacacatacctaggTCCACATTCCTACAGTGATTTAGGCACTAGGTCCTCTTGATCCCCTCAGGCACTAACTGCCCCCATCCCCCATCTACCCTACATCTCCCTAGGTTAGGTGCTTGCCTGGGCCCTCTAGGCATTCAGCTTTGGGCATCTTATCCCTAATAACCCATCCTCCTTCCCTCATATGGGCGTGTTTTCTCTAGAACTTACTGGTCCTAGCAGCTCACATGAGgtgaggtgaaagtcactcagtcatatctttgcgaccccatgaacttatacagtccatggaaatctctaggccagaatactagagtgggtagcctttcccttcttcaggggatcttcccaacccagggatcgaacctaggtctccagcattgtaggcagattctttaccagctgagccacaagggaagcccaagaatattggagtgggtagcctatcccttctccaggggatcttcccaacccaggaatcaaactgggatctcctgcattgcaggcggattctttaaaagttgagctatcagggaagcctaataaaCACTGACAAAAACTGTATtgcttctggggacttccctggtggcccaatggttaggaatccatctgccaatgcagggggcccaggttagatccctggtctgggaagattccacatgccacggggtgACTAAGCacgtgcgccacagctactgagcccactctCTAGAACTGGTGCACGGCaataagagaagccgctgcagtgaaagagcccacacactgcaagagCGGCCCCCACTCGGGGCAACTAGCGCGCTGTTCTTgcacaacagtgaagacccagcacagccaataaccagataaatagattttaaaaaagaaaacaaaacaggattGTTTCTTTGGAACCCATCCCTGCCCCTTTAAACAAACAGCTCTGAATGAGGAGTGGTTTGTCCTATTGCACAAGACCACTCCCTTCCCCACCTTCCCAGGCTTCAGGTAGACTGAGCCCGGGAAGGCACTTctcagcccacccccaccccccacccccaaggtcAAGAGTGACACCTGGAAACCGCAAACCCAGAAGCTGGCTTCAGCCCCGGGGGTGGCCGAAACTCCCCTACAGTACTCTCCTCCCTTACCTGCAGTAGCTCCTGGGGTTCCTTCAGCTGAGCCCAGAACCAGGAagaccaagaaaatacactgggaAAGAAACTAAGAAGAgcttaaacatacacacacacacacacaaaactctacataaaactgaaaaagattttTACCCAAACGCCTacagtgttttctttttgataaaattATAGGTGGTTTTCAcattcttctttttgttgacttgcatttttgaaaattttctacaatgaatatCTAATGGTTTCTGAAGAGATACTGAGGtctgtttcagaaaaaaatcattagatCAGGAGTCTCTGAGATGGAATAGAGAATGAGGGgctggtaaaggacagagaagctctgAGACTTGGTGACTGACTGGCTCGTGCAGACAGAGAAGCTGAGTCAGCGGGGCCTTCAGGTTTTCTGTGCCAGGAATCTGGCAGTGCCACCAATAGAAACAGGGCCCAGGGGAGAAAGGCAGCTTCAGGAGAACCAGGCAGAAGGTGAGGGCTGTCAGGGACCAGATGGAGACTGGTTTTGTTGATCTTATTGTGGGTCTTTGTGGCTCTTATTGTTGGTcttagtttttgtttgcttttgtctaGCCTTACTGGGGAAAGATTTAAAGGCAACTTAAAAGGGTCTATAAACAATGAGATGAGTACAAAGGaacaagatttaaaaagaaacctaAGAAGGAACATAAGATAGGGCTAGGAATAAGGCAAAAACATACAAGTCTTGTAGTCTTTGGGCCACGCACTTAGCTCTGTGTCCCAGCTGTGGGTGCTTCCTGGTGAGGCCCCCAACACCCTGGAGGTGAGTGTGTGGGCCTGGTGGAGAGAATAACCCATGTAAGGGTGAAAGCGAGGAAGGAGGAGACTACTTGTGGAGAGAGAGTAAACCTAGAGGGGAGAGCGGGAAGTGAGGAAAAAGCAGCTGAGGAGAAGCAGTCGGAGCGGCAGCAGGAAGAAAGAGGCTCGAAGGTAAGGGGTTTCAAAGTCTGCCAGGGTCAGGAAAGGAGGATGCTGGGAACGAGTTGCCAGCTGATCTTCATGAATGGTTGAGGAGCCAGGTGGACTCCTAGCAGGTGGCAGAGAGCAGAGTCGGAAAGAAatagtggggaaggggaggagaggcccAGGCTGGGTTTCAGGCATGGACGGAGAGGCTGAGAGGACTGGGGAGGACTGAACACTGATGGAGTACAAAAGATTACATTGTTGACTCACCAACCCACTTGGAGTTGTCTTGCCAGTGGATTTTCTCTGATCCACTTACCCTCTCCTGCTCGATCCTCTTTGTAACCAGTTTATGATCTTAGGTTAACCAGGACTAGTCTGTGGCCCCCAGAAAATCCATAGTGCTCTATGAAAAGTGAAGGACCTGGACTAGGTGGCAAATCCTTTCTAATTCCTAAACTATGGTTACAGGTTACAGATTAGGGCCGCCTGAATACAAGACTGGTGGAGGCTGTCAGAGCCAAGTTGTTGAGGCCCAGAGATGGGCAGTGGCTTGCCCATGGTCACATAGCCAGTGTCTGGGGACAGAATAGGCCAGGAAGTCTGAGCCCCAAACTTTTTGCTCTGAGGTCTCATCTTCTCCAGATGCCCAGGCTCCTGGGTTAAGTGTCTGTCATTTCTCTGGAAGTGGGACAAAGGAGCCAGGCCAAGGAGCAGTCAGGGCTGTTCCCAAGCCTCAGGAGGCTGGGATCCCAAGGCCCACACACCCCTGTAAACACAGGCCAGAACCGCTGCTTCACATACTGGACAGCTTCCTCCAAATCAGTTCCCCACTCTTCTCCTGCTTCTCCCTGAATGTCCCCTGGGAgccagggaggggcagagagTACTAATCCCGCTTCACAACTGGGAGAAACTCAGACAAGGAAGAAGGCAGTAATTTGGCCAAAGTCACCCAGTGAGTTGGGGATAGAACTGAGACTGGAGAACCCCTGGGAGATGGGGTGGTCAGCGGGACACATGGCCTGTTGGGCAGGGGTGGAACAGTGCCATAGGCAGAAAAACACACATGTCCTGGGGAATAGAGGGTCCCTGTCTCACCAGGGGGATGATCTCGCCATCTCCAGCAGGTATGGGGtgctggggagggagagaagatggGCAGAAGCAGTGCAACACGACCCCAGCGAGTACAGATCTGAGGGGGAAACACACAATGGGTCAAGCGTCCCTGGTTGGGGGCTGGGCTCCTCGCTTTTCTGCCAGTTTCAAGGGGCCCCAGGGAATCACTGTGCCCCACCTGGCCCAAAGGCCCCCCTGCTGCCCCTCACTGCCCAGGGGCCAGAGAGTACAGACTGGTACAGGCAAGGGTCAAGGAAGCCAAGAAGCTGCCCAGGCAAGGAGACCAGTGACTGGCTCTGCCTTCCAGAAGGGTATGAGCAGGGTGACCATACGCCCAGGTTATTAATAGAGTTCCCATTCAATCTCAGAAATATCCTGAGTCTGATGATGAATTCCATGATCATCCCAGTTAGGGGACAAATCTGTTCAGTGGAGGAAGCATCAAGAACATCAAGAACAAGCGGGAGGGCAGGCCCGCTTCAGTGCCAACATCCCTTCTCACACTCCACTCCAACCCTGTCTCCCTCTGTCCCACTCTGAGCCTAGGACAACCTAATCTGTCTGTCCCATCAACCatgcctcccagccctgccctttgAGAGGTCTATTTCTAGGGGGCAGAGCCTCCAGGCAGCACACTAGAAAGAAGCCTGGATGCAGGGTCAGGGCCCAGGTCCAAGCGCCATCTTGGCCTTGGCTTCAGTCTCATCTGAAAATAGGAGCTAATAAGAGCCCTCTGgcccatctggaagttcagttgTAAGAATGGAAGGCAATACTGGAGCAGACCAGGCTGCCTAAGCATCGCCACAGCCAGGGACAGAAAACAGTGGTTTCCTGGGACAGTCAGCACTGCCTAGGCCTGGAAAGTCACTCCCTACTGTTGCCACAGCGTGACTAATGTGGCCTCTCGGCTGGCTGAGTTCCGCTCGCCAGAGGATTTGGCCCAGGCCCAGGGAGGGCGCTGACAGCGCAGCCCTGCTGGGAGCGGGGTTTCCTGGCAGCCGGGCACAGTGGGCAGGTCTGACCTGTGAGAGCCTGGTTACCGCCTGGGGCTTGGGCTGGTTGCAAAAGGGGCCGGTACTCCTGACGCAGTCTGCTCTCGGTCTCACTCACTCTCCCAAGCTGGTTCCCAGGAGAATGAGGAGATCGGAGGGTGTGTCACCTCTGCCCTGGgcaccactctgccacctgggggAAGGCGAGTAAGGCCCAGCTCCCTCAAGTGTGCACTCACACACCAGCCCAGCACACACACCCAGCACAAAGATGCTCGTGCagaaacccccccccccacacacacagacccactcAGAATTGAGCCggggcacacacagacacatagacatACTGTCCCGAAGAAACAAGGCCCAAACCTAGATgtatacacacaggcacagagaCCAACACACATCCAACACACCCATGCATACGTGctaagtctttgcgaccccatggactgtagcttaccaggttcttctgtccatagggattctccaggcaagaatactggagtgggttgccatgccctcctccatgggatccttccaaaccaggaactgaactcaggtGTCCAAGTCAGcgggattctttactactgagccaactgggaagcccaacacacaGCCAGTTACACACATAGAATTGTGTATAATACACACTCCTAAGGGCAGGTATTATGTggatacacaaacatacacatgcaGAGCTACACACATGTCACATGAAGACAGACATCCACGTTTACACATGTAGATACACAGACTTGCACATGCATGGAAGGGTTCAGAAGTCTACACAAAGGTAATAGCCACTTGAAATACACAAGAGCAAAAATAGGGACGCAGAGGGATGTCCATGAACACCAATATGTCATATATACATACCTTGTCATCAtgtagtatttattgaacacccacAATCTGCTAGTCACGCTTCAACAGAAAGAGCCTCTGACAAGTCAACAGGCAAAGCTCCCTCATAGGCCCCATTCACGATCATATGGTGGCCCAGTCTCCAAGCCAAAATTGAAGGATGTTTTTTCTGTAGATGGTCACCAATCCATGGTGGAAAAAATAATCAACTGTGGATTTAATctcatttataaaaggaaaaaaatatttaaaggaaaacaaccttAATGCACCCAAATGGGGATCTAGTTGAAGAAATTATGATCAGAGTGAAATAGTAAACAAACATACATAAGTGGTTACAGATTCTAATCAGAGTTTGTAATAACATGAAAAAgctgttaatattttaaacagaaaatacaaaattatatcgAGCATAATCACAAGAAATAGTtcaaaaatatacagagaaaaccAAAAGGAAGTAACATCAAACTGTTATTATGGATTATCTTTGGGAATTAAGACTATTGCTACATTTCAATCTTCTAGTGCTTTggattttccagtttttctgtaAGTGAAGCATTTattgtgaaaaaagaaaatagatatttaaaaacatCAACTAACGGTTGGTTCcacagatattaaaaataattttacatcaaTAAGCACTAATTTAAGACTGTATATGTAAGAAACATACATTCCTTTCCAGTTAATATATTCAATGTTCCTTTAGATTCAAGAGcagagaaaagaggggaaaagaggtaaatgagagagataaagagataaaaacaGTCCCAGAAAAGTAGAGAGAGATCACATGGTAGAGACACAGCGAGTGAGATGGTGGGTTTGGAACAAGAGGTAAATCCCCTTTTGCTCTGTACAGGCATGGGCCCCAGTGCCTCAGAAGGCCTTTCCAGCAAGCCAtcgctcttttaaaaaaaatatttatctctactgtatccaggtcttagttgcatcatgcgaGATCTTCATGgtagcatgcaggatcatttAGCTGATGCATGCGAGATCTTTAGTAGCAGGATTCGAACTCTAAgctgtagcatgtgagatctagtcccctcaccagggatcaaacccaggccccctgcagtggcatcaaggagccttaaccactggaccaccagggaaatcccaagccATTCCATTACTCTTTAGGCCTGTGGTAAGGCCCCTGGGCAAAGACCTGGAGATGAACTTTATCCTTGGGATCTCCTGCAGGGCTCACTGCTTGGCTTTTTATCTCAAGCACTTCAAGAAactgaaagttactcagttgtgtccaattctttgcaaccccatggactatacagcccctggaattctccaggccaaaatactggagtgggtagcctttcccttctctaggggatctttccaacccaaggatcaaatccaagtctctcacattgcaggcagattcttcatcatcagagccacaagggaagccccaagcactAACTGGCCAGCAGCAAATGTTGCCTGGGCCCATGATCCTGTGGGAACACAGGGGCATGAATGGGACTTGTTCCTTCTCCATTTAGCTGGTgatggttggggggtggggggggggcggggtgcggTGGTGTAGCCTGAGCAAAGGACTAAATTTAAGACAGCAGTGCAGACATTAATGATCCAGGTCCTGGAGAGTATTGACTGGAAGTATTGACTTGAGTAGTGACTAGAAGATGGTTAAAGGAGAAATTGGGCATTTGGTTgggaaaggaggtgggggggCACTTTCTAGAGGATTTGGCAAAAGCAAAGACTTGGAGTCAGAAGTAAAAAATGGGGATCAGGGAGTGGGGATCACTGGCACAATCTGGACTTGTCCAGGTTGGTGTCAGGTTTGTGGTCTTGAGTGCTGAAGTGAGAAGCTGGGAGTTCATTGCAGGCACTGAGATCTAGGAAGAGTCTTGAGTCAGGGAAGCGCCAGGAGAAAAGCAGCAGCACTAGGGGTCCGGGGTGGGAAGCGGCAGCGGCAGAGATGCAGGTGCGAGGCGGACAAGGCCCAGTGACCCAGCAGGAGAGAAGACAAAGTGACACGGGTATACTAGTACCATCAGAGAATTAGGGAAGAAGCTGGAGGTGGGAGAGACCCTGAAGATCACTTGATTAGGCTTCCTCCCCCAACCCACAGCGCCTTAAGTCACCTTGGAGCGGTTTGAAAATCTCTAATCCGGAGACTTGAATGTTTCATTTTgcgaatgaggaaactgaggcacaaggaaggaaaaaaaaaaattgcctaagGTCATGGTTGATGCCAGGCCCTGAACTTGAACCGGGGTCTCTGCCCCCAGGAAAGGGAGTGTGTCAGGCTGGGTTGAGGTAACAGCTGGCCATGGAGCAGGGGTGTGAGACTCCATCCACCTGAGGGGGCAAGGGGCAAAGGGAGACAGCTGGCTGGAGCTCTGGGGGAAGAGCCCAGGTGGGGCAGAAGGTGGACAGTCTTGGCCAAAACTAAACTTGGGGATTATCTGAGGTTTCACTTGGCTAGGATTTTTGTCCCACAGCCACgttctttctcacacacacacaacttcctGCAGAGGGAGCTGGGCTGGGACAGAGGGCTCACCTGGCCCATTAGTTGCCTAGCAAGCGTCCCAGGTGTGCCTTAGAAATACCTCTCCACATGAACAACACTTACCATATACCAACTCTAGAGTTTGCAAAGTGCTCTTATGGCCACTTATAATAGTATATTACTTGGGATATTACCTTTTTTCTCTGAGCCTCCCTTTCCTTACAGGTAAAGTGGTGCCCCTCCCACTCCAAATTCACCTGTTAAACATCCTTCCAGCTCTAAGTCCAGGGAATGTTCTCTGAATCCCTGCTCCTCTCCAAGTCCTCAATCAATGGACCTTCACTCTCAAAGGATTTCTGGGACCAAACTTCTATTTAAATTGTTGACCAGAGTTCCCTTGTGGCCCACTGGTTAGGACACttcactctcactgctgagggcaggttcaatccctggttggggaactaagatcccacaacctGCAcagaagaggcaaaaaaaaaaagaataaaaagcaatATAAATTGTTGACACTGGCATCCTGACCTTCACTAGGTCCTTATGTAGCCTTTGAGTGCTAAGTCTAAAGACTGAGTTCAACCAACCCAAGTCCAAGAAGTTTGGCCAGTGGTTGAGGTTTAAGTTGTATGGGGGTCCCTTCGTGTCTGGGGTCTGAACCAGAGAGGCCCTCCCCAATCTGAAACCCTTGGGCACTGTAGACTGTTGGAAGGATCAGAGCAGGAAGGTTAGAGGGCTCAGGATTgccccagagcccagggctgAGCACTGTGCTCcagaagggagggggagaggggaggggcaccACCCGCCCGGTGAGGTCATGGGAAAGCAGCTCTGGCGCTGACACCTGGGGAAACCCGTTTCCAGGCTGCTTCCCACGCTAGCTCTCCTGGGAACCAGCTAAGCCCCAAACGGGGCGCCCCAAACCCCTCCCCGCAGGCCAGTTCCCATCACTGTTCCATGTAGACCAGCCCTCACCTTTCAATCTAGCCTCAGTCTTTTGGTACCCAAGCTGTCTATCCAAACTGTTGGGTCTTGAGGGACCAACATGTTGACCTCTCCagaaaaagacacagagacaGCAGCTTCAGAAACTTAAGGCTTTATTTGCAGATTCCACATTGCCCTGTCTTCTAGGCTATGACTTTGGAGAAAGCCCCTTCTTCCTTCAGGCTCCGATTTGcagctcctccccctcctcttgcTGGGCCTTGCCTCTCACTTCCTGCCCCACTCCTGTCCAGCCAGTTTGGGCAGTGCTTAGGGAGCCCTGAGACCCAGTTCTTCTCAGGCACCAGCCCCGCCCTCCCTGGCCTTGAGGCTTTGAGGACAGCCCAAGTGTCAGCCTTGCTCTTCAGCTGCcccacttctcttctctcctttctcttcttcattccAAGAGAAGCCCTCTGATCTGTCTTCTCCCCAGCCTGCCTCTAGTCCTAAGGCTCCAAGGCTGTACTTTCTGCTCCTTCTGAATCTCTCACAGACCTCTGTCTTATTCAATTCATTCTAAACTCTCCAAATCAGGGCTGGATACCTTCCAGCCTTCTGAGATGCCCAGCTGTTCTTCAGGCTCTTCCTCACCCCTGGGCCAAGGAAGGGGTGGGGACCACCAAAAGGGGTCCTAATTCAGCCAGGCGGGCTTGAGGGCCCATAATAAGAAACTGGGAATTGGATCCCAAGCTGCTTGGAGGCAGCTGACGCTGTCAGGATCACCCCATGAAAATCAAAGTACTGGCATTTCTCTGTCAGCCTTGaccacagaaatccaagtcagagccttccctcctccaggccctAGGCTCACCCTGGCATCTAAGAGTGGGCAGTTAAAGGCCCGTGGTTCCACAGTGTTCAGATGGGAACTGAGTCCCATGGGGGTGGCCTGGCCCTGCCAGCAGAGCCCCTCAAAGGCCCCACACCTCAGGTTCTAGAAGTCTGTGGCCACTGGCCTGCTGATCATTTTGCTGCCACAGCTGttcaaacaaaacagaagaacTTCTTCCAGCGGCAGCGGGAGAGGGTGCGCACGCCTTTGGCGTTCAGCTTCTTCTCCAGCCGGGCTTTGTGCTCAATGGCACTGAGAATGGCCGAGTCAAACACCTCCTTCAAGTTCTTCTGCGTCAAGGCAGAGCACTCCAGGTAGCAGCAGGCCCGGATTTTCTCGGCCAGACCCTGAGCCTGGGGTTGAGGTACCGGGCCTTCCCGGCCCCCCTGGTCCAGCTGAATCAGTACATTGACATCATCCCTCAGGTCGGCCTGGGTACCCACCAGCAGCACGGGCGCCTGGGGATTGTGAGTACGAATCTCTGGCAGCCATTTCTCTGTGATGTTTTGGAAGGAGCTGGGCTGCACCACACTGAAGCAGGCCAGGAAGACATCTGTATCCGGGTAGCAGAGGGAGCGAAGGCGGTCAAAGTCTTCCTAGGATGGAAAGT is a window of Ovis canadensis isolate MfBH-ARS-UI-01 breed Bighorn chromosome 7, ARS-UI_OviCan_v2, whole genome shotgun sequence DNA encoding:
- the RHOV gene encoding rho-related GTP-binding protein RhoV gives rise to the protein MPPRELSEAESSPLRSPTPPPGRGSASPELGIKCVLVGDGAVGKSSLIVSYTCNGYPARYRPTALDTFSVQVLVDGAPVRIELWDTAGQEDFDRLRSLCYPDTDVFLACFSVVQPSSFQNITEKWLPEIRTHNPQAPVLLVGTQADLRDDVNVLIQLDQGGREGPVPQPQAQGLAEKIRACCYLECSALTQKNLKEVFDSAILSAIEHKARLEKKLNAKGVRTLSRCRWKKFFCFV